One stretch of Alkalinema sp. FACHB-956 DNA includes these proteins:
- a CDS encoding IS1 family transposase → MQCPECGSTSISKNGKQRGKQNYLCKDCR, encoded by the coding sequence ATGCAATGTCCCGAATGTGGCTCCACTAGTATCAGTAAGAACGGTAAACAAAGAGGTAAACAAAATTATCTGTGTAAAGACTGTCGCC
- the cas7d gene encoding type I-D CRISPR-associated protein Cas7/Csc2 gives MTFLKSIDVAKFFHAEIPYKPMGKYAHFVTIRITESYPLFQTDGELNKARVSAGIVDKTPISRLSMFKRKQSTPERLVGRELLRTYGLVKPEECEYNVEFGMNNPDCIIYGFAIGDSGSEKSKVVVDTAFSITPFDETHETFTLNAPFENGTMSEKGTVTSRINQQDHIKPQVYFPSIVTLKDPTEASFLYVFNNILRTRHYGAQTTRTGRVRNELIGVIFADGEIVSNLRWTQAIYDAMKAAGYMGGTDPLNEENVLSTAISTIQDLMAEEFIVHTDLLGPDFQPVLSEVKTLLGKESTLKQVLTQADQEAKAYFKAYIERPKKAAARG, from the coding sequence ATGACATTTCTAAAATCGATCGATGTAGCGAAGTTTTTCCATGCAGAAATTCCCTATAAACCCATGGGTAAATACGCTCACTTTGTGACTATTCGGATTACTGAATCCTATCCCCTCTTTCAGACCGATGGTGAACTCAACAAAGCGAGAGTCAGTGCTGGGATTGTGGATAAAACACCCATTAGCCGACTTTCGATGTTTAAACGGAAACAATCTACCCCTGAACGACTTGTGGGTCGGGAACTCTTGCGTACTTATGGTTTAGTCAAACCGGAAGAGTGTGAATATAACGTTGAGTTTGGGATGAATAACCCGGATTGCATTATTTATGGCTTTGCGATCGGGGACTCGGGCTCTGAGAAGTCCAAAGTGGTGGTTGATACCGCATTTTCCATTACTCCCTTTGATGAAACCCATGAAACATTTACGCTGAATGCTCCGTTTGAAAATGGCACCATGAGCGAGAAGGGCACGGTCACCAGTCGAATTAATCAACAGGATCACATCAAACCGCAGGTGTATTTCCCCAGCATTGTGACGCTGAAAGACCCCACAGAAGCGAGTTTTCTCTACGTGTTCAACAATATTCTACGAACCCGTCACTATGGTGCACAGACCACGCGCACTGGCCGAGTTCGCAATGAACTAATCGGAGTCATTTTTGCGGATGGCGAGATTGTTAGTAACCTGCGCTGGACACAAGCGATTTACGATGCGATGAAGGCTGCTGGTTACATGGGTGGTACCGATCCCTTAAATGAAGAGAATGTGTTATCCACAGCCATCAGTACGATTCAAGACTTAATGGCAGAGGAGTTTATTGTGCATACGGATCTACTGGGGCCAGATTTTCAACCTGTTTTATCAGAGGTCAAGACTCTTCTAGGGAAGGAATCCACCCTGAAGCAAGTTTTAACCCAAGCCGATCAAGAGGCTAAGGCATACTTCAAAGCCTATATCGAGAGACCGAAGAAAGCGGCTGCGAGGGGATAA
- the cas10d gene encoding type I-D CRISPR-associated protein Cas10d/Csc3 yields MNDDFDFLDEDFGFGEAADRTLSSNRELLTLKLLREAIQTQNPNDPVMQDFAEYVLPNLLRVAIGVTAKGGKFFDELDRQADAAGKERVRRDNAADQSLNTHLLNGLFPANFIERQLSKLNTTVKRVVQELQRRLVIAAFILHDFEKFPDVPQDCRKLPISAHRQIIAEKVEQLGLDRFICPNDSQAYQDYIDDLLCMAYNAQRRWDTNWNFSEYGLNPTLNDRTLRALSDLTCLADSLASIIKHPYDAESRKFKELLHNLSDGLVRLTYHSIAENRGVLTNVVNNALIEAHKSLNTDECNYYEPLLYLPTGVIYLAHRDAPPVRREGLSDRVVQSIKELCAGQLQQRQTGFGRDGKGMKYADYYSLFFDDIALMRVALDATLRILRTGKNSVAASRSENLVKFQTQGILSSDYDFKFSDDIRIDQIAEFGDVISRKIWGDRLDKIEAARKKNKKLPVPPDLELIHKVAEFWDLSNHLPQIREIQQINESLKALKLKGNTGGVPYEWYYLAAQYLEKNPGIESVRETCEQVISNLASLIQPVVAQYTISDGWDDLRQWCDRVIMLPSDHPTGTDAVNIFLEELNHYNNAKKPGRGRQLVCSISHSAYTVTEQMESAVLFTPQVYTNKQMLGGSNAKRNISSIAGIEMMLRQILMNQTQAVGKRFEDGKYRYLYFYPTYYFTPETNKFLQKAYSSIVQTRFDTSVRNHFINRDLDADFSRDRYQAIDAFLIDDDLEWKKQLDEKDPEFKRDRTFKLAYPDDKPLTFYFMALPPGKDPTDTESWVMPAWLALAFPLILDVKTVVSESPIPPFNDGAEFEESVFLDSAPQAIRVLLGNDRFRLDHILEGWTTPDGTNRASPLNALTAAYAIHLDVNAKQGKNGYDANWGKLTELAKDLETSALYVFTYLAKWARNQKDEIGSSNKRRLYAYTFYPCFDPHVEFQSELNQFTIKNPRYSPMNHPQNLTALYRKFYRANKQFNPKANAVLKPLDLAADTLLKADASVFHGETLIATVAAEIFKLMDRVHASTAEGRWILKNREEERQAVLEFATYFVVDVFEKSFAGDRARLAGRQLNLLRDTCEFLYRLEDDKENAQKKQKADEEDTEMVEATS; encoded by the coding sequence ATGAATGATGATTTTGATTTCTTAGATGAGGATTTTGGGTTTGGTGAAGCAGCCGATCGTACCCTCTCATCCAATCGTGAACTCCTAACGCTCAAACTCCTGCGAGAAGCGATTCAAACACAAAATCCGAACGATCCTGTCATGCAGGATTTTGCCGAGTATGTGTTGCCTAACTTGCTACGAGTCGCGATCGGCGTTACTGCAAAGGGCGGTAAATTCTTCGATGAACTCGATCGGCAAGCTGATGCGGCAGGCAAAGAACGAGTCCGACGGGATAATGCCGCTGACCAATCATTGAACACCCATTTGCTGAATGGGTTATTTCCAGCAAATTTCATTGAAAGGCAACTCTCAAAGCTGAATACTACGGTTAAGCGTGTTGTTCAGGAACTGCAACGACGGCTTGTGATTGCAGCTTTCATTCTGCATGATTTTGAGAAATTCCCCGATGTGCCTCAAGACTGCCGCAAACTCCCGATCTCAGCCCATCGCCAAATCATTGCCGAAAAAGTAGAACAACTTGGCCTCGATCGCTTCATTTGTCCTAATGATTCCCAAGCCTACCAAGATTACATCGATGATCTGTTATGCATGGCCTATAACGCACAACGGCGATGGGATACAAACTGGAACTTCTCAGAATATGGCCTCAACCCAACCCTAAACGATCGGACATTACGTGCCCTTTCTGATTTAACCTGTCTTGCAGATTCCCTCGCTTCCATCATTAAGCATCCCTACGATGCTGAAAGCCGCAAATTTAAGGAGCTACTCCATAACCTTAGTGATGGCCTAGTTCGTCTGACTTACCACAGCATTGCGGAAAACAGAGGGGTATTAACTAATGTTGTAAATAACGCTCTCATCGAAGCCCACAAAAGCCTCAATACGGACGAGTGTAACTACTATGAGCCGCTACTGTACTTACCAACGGGGGTGATCTATCTAGCTCATCGTGATGCGCCACCAGTGAGGCGGGAGGGGTTGAGCGATCGGGTCGTTCAGAGCATCAAAGAACTGTGTGCAGGCCAACTTCAGCAGCGACAAACAGGATTTGGGCGCGATGGTAAAGGCATGAAATATGCTGATTACTATAGTTTATTTTTTGATGATATTGCCCTCATGCGCGTTGCCCTAGATGCAACATTGCGTATTCTCAGGACTGGGAAAAACTCAGTTGCAGCGAGTCGTAGTGAAAATCTAGTTAAGTTCCAAACTCAAGGTATCTTATCGTCAGATTACGATTTTAAGTTTAGCGATGACATTCGGATTGACCAAATTGCCGAGTTTGGCGACGTCATTAGTCGGAAGATTTGGGGCGATCGCTTAGACAAAATCGAAGCAGCGCGTAAGAAAAATAAAAAGCTCCCCGTACCGCCCGATCTTGAACTCATCCACAAAGTTGCAGAATTTTGGGATCTGTCGAATCACCTGCCACAAATCCGTGAGATTCAGCAAATTAACGAATCCCTCAAGGCTCTCAAACTAAAAGGGAATACAGGCGGCGTTCCCTACGAATGGTACTATCTGGCGGCTCAATACCTAGAGAAAAATCCTGGCATTGAAAGTGTACGAGAGACTTGTGAGCAGGTGATTAGCAATCTTGCTAGCTTGATTCAACCCGTCGTGGCGCAATATACTATTTCAGATGGTTGGGATGACTTACGGCAGTGGTGCGATCGGGTCATTATGCTACCAAGCGATCACCCAACCGGAACAGATGCCGTCAATATTTTTCTCGAAGAACTGAATCATTACAACAACGCCAAAAAGCCCGGAAGAGGTCGGCAGCTTGTCTGTTCCATCTCCCACTCAGCCTATACTGTGACTGAACAAATGGAATCGGCAGTATTGTTTACACCACAGGTGTACACGAATAAACAAATGCTGGGAGGCTCCAACGCGAAACGTAATATTTCCAGCATTGCTGGGATTGAAATGATGCTGCGGCAAATTTTGATGAATCAGACCCAAGCCGTGGGCAAACGCTTTGAGGATGGCAAATATCGCTATCTGTACTTCTATCCCACCTACTACTTCACGCCAGAAACCAATAAGTTTCTACAGAAAGCCTACAGCAGCATTGTCCAAACTCGTTTTGATACCAGTGTGCGCAACCACTTTATCAATCGTGATTTGGATGCTGATTTCAGTCGCGATCGGTATCAAGCCATTGATGCATTTTTGATAGATGATGACTTAGAATGGAAGAAACAACTGGATGAAAAAGATCCTGAATTTAAGCGCGATCGGACATTCAAACTGGCATATCCTGATGATAAGCCTCTGACTTTTTACTTTATGGCACTGCCCCCCGGCAAAGACCCAACGGATACTGAATCCTGGGTGATGCCTGCCTGGTTAGCTTTAGCCTTTCCGCTCATCCTGGATGTCAAAACCGTCGTTTCTGAATCTCCCATTCCCCCCTTTAACGATGGAGCCGAATTTGAGGAGAGCGTATTTCTAGATAGCGCACCCCAGGCAATTAGAGTCTTACTAGGGAACGATCGATTTCGCCTTGACCACATCCTAGAAGGCTGGACGACCCCTGACGGCACCAATCGGGCTTCTCCGCTCAATGCATTAACTGCGGCCTATGCCATTCACTTAGATGTCAATGCAAAGCAGGGTAAGAATGGTTATGATGCCAACTGGGGCAAGTTGACCGAATTAGCGAAAGATCTAGAAACCAGTGCGCTCTATGTCTTCACATATTTAGCCAAATGGGCTAGAAATCAGAAAGATGAGATTGGTAGTTCTAACAAGCGTAGGCTCTATGCCTATACTTTCTACCCCTGTTTTGATCCCCATGTAGAATTTCAGTCTGAACTGAACCAATTTACTATCAAAAATCCTCGCTATTCACCCATGAATCATCCTCAGAACCTCACCGCACTTTATCGCAAGTTCTATCGAGCCAATAAACAATTCAATCCCAAGGCCAATGCAGTTTTAAAGCCCCTTGATTTAGCGGCTGATACTTTGTTGAAAGCGGATGCCAGCGTTTTTCATGGTGAAACGCTAATTGCAACCGTAGCAGCTGAAATCTTTAAGCTCATGGATCGAGTTCACGCTTCTACCGCAGAAGGTCGATGGATACTCAAGAATCGTGAGGAGGAGAGACAAGCGGTTCTTGAATTTGCAACGTACTTTGTGGTTGATGTCTTTGAAAAGTCTTTCGCGGGTGATCGAGCACGCCTAGCAGGACGACAATTGAATTTACTGCGGGATACCTGCGAATTTCTCTATCGACTGGAAGATGATAAGGAAAATGCTCAGAAAAAACAGAAAGCTGACGAAGAGGACACTGAGATGGTAGAGGCAACTTCATGA
- the cas5d gene encoding type I-D CRISPR-associated protein Cas5/Csc1, which yields MTHIYRCTIELHDSLYYATREIGRLYETEPVLHNYALCYALGLVDSDRYSTRVSEEHGYRYFCPEQVPKYEAHLMPLNQQGIYVTPARAVNHAAVLHTWKYANNNYHVEMEKTQKNIPSFGRTKEIAAESQFECFVITSKTLQFSKWIRLGKWMSKAAVSLSEPLEFTNDTGDFVCEHPLNPLDVMFTHQVVSYDTLNMPPVSLIRNVRILKGAHYRVKMGKETLTLPANMQYHFGGG from the coding sequence ATGACGCATATCTATCGCTGCACGATCGAATTGCATGATAGCCTCTACTACGCGACCCGCGAGATTGGGCGACTGTATGAGACAGAGCCAGTGTTGCATAACTATGCGTTGTGCTATGCATTGGGATTGGTGGATAGCGATCGCTATTCCACCCGTGTCTCCGAGGAGCATGGGTACCGTTACTTCTGTCCGGAGCAGGTGCCAAAGTATGAAGCCCATCTGATGCCACTCAATCAGCAAGGCATCTATGTAACACCTGCTCGGGCGGTTAACCATGCAGCCGTTCTCCATACGTGGAAGTATGCGAATAACAACTACCACGTTGAAATGGAGAAAACCCAGAAAAATATCCCAAGCTTTGGGCGAACTAAGGAAATTGCTGCTGAGAGTCAGTTTGAATGTTTTGTCATCACTAGTAAAACTCTTCAATTTTCCAAATGGATTCGTCTGGGGAAATGGATGAGTAAGGCGGCGGTGAGTTTAAGTGAACCCCTGGAGTTTACCAATGATACGGGGGATTTCGTTTGTGAACATCCGCTGAATCCGTTGGATGTCATGTTTACCCATCAAGTGGTGAGCTATGACACACTGAACATGCCGCCAGTCAGCCTGATTCGGAATGTGCGGATTCTCAAGGGGGCTCACTATCGCGTGAAAATGGGTAAAGAGACATTGACTTTACCTGCGAACATGCAATACCACTTTGGGGGCGGCTGA